A single genomic interval of Chitinophaga sp. 180180018-3 harbors:
- a CDS encoding cupin domain-containing protein, whose amino-acid sequence MEVKDKQFSSKDFHQTFARPKYVKPAKLLHRNVEQAGEHSQFSSERKHPVFFVDLPTKNVSMTIGGLLPGQLTNRHRHTYETVLYVLEGKGYTEVEDEKVEWQAGDAVYIPSWAWHRHQNLSDSEPAKYIACENAPQLQHLGVALREEEGRDL is encoded by the coding sequence ATGGAAGTAAAAGACAAACAATTTTCCTCAAAGGATTTTCACCAGACCTTTGCGCGTCCTAAGTATGTGAAACCTGCCAAACTGCTGCACAGGAACGTTGAGCAGGCAGGTGAGCACAGCCAGTTTTCTTCCGAAAGAAAGCACCCGGTATTTTTTGTGGATCTTCCAACGAAGAATGTAAGTATGACGATAGGCGGATTATTGCCGGGGCAGCTCACCAACCGTCACCGGCATACTTATGAAACGGTTCTTTATGTATTGGAAGGAAAAGGATATACAGAAGTGGAAGATGAAAAAGTAGAATGGCAGGCAGGCGATGCGGTATACATTCCGTCGTGGGCCTGGCACCGTCATCAGAATCTGAGCGATAGTGAGCCGGCAAAATATATCGCCTGCGAAAATGCGCCGCAATTACAGCACCTGGGCGTTGCGCTGCGCGAAGAAGAAGGCAGGGATCTGTAG
- a CDS encoding dihydrodipicolinate synthase family protein, whose protein sequence is MKHAHTLEGIIAYPITPFDVNEQIDIPLFKQLTERLVTSGANAIAPLGSTGVLPYLNDSEKEAITTAALQQVDGRIPVMVGVSNLTTERTIYHARFAEKAGASAVMIIPMSYWRLSDNEIVAHYDAVASSISIPIMAYNNPATGGVDMSPALLKRLLKIPNVTMIKESTGDVQRMHYLRKELGEEVAFYNGSNPIALDAFAAGARGWCTAAPNLIPDLNKGLYEAVLANDLSKARTLFYEQQQLLQFISARGLPRTIKAGLELLDIDAGYLRSPLKPLTQEDVEALSRMLPAVNC, encoded by the coding sequence ATGAAACATGCACATACGCTGGAAGGAATCATTGCCTACCCTATCACACCATTTGATGTAAATGAACAGATAGATATTCCTTTGTTTAAACAACTAACAGAACGACTGGTCACTTCCGGCGCCAATGCCATCGCGCCGTTGGGCAGCACAGGTGTTTTACCTTATCTGAATGATAGCGAGAAAGAAGCCATCACAACAGCTGCCCTGCAACAGGTCGATGGCAGGATACCGGTGATGGTAGGCGTTTCCAACCTCACTACGGAGCGAACCATCTATCATGCGCGCTTTGCAGAAAAAGCCGGCGCCAGCGCCGTGATGATCATCCCGATGAGCTACTGGCGCTTATCCGACAATGAAATAGTAGCCCATTACGATGCAGTGGCTTCCAGCATCTCGATTCCTATCATGGCATACAACAACCCGGCAACGGGTGGTGTGGATATGTCACCCGCACTGCTGAAGCGTTTGCTGAAAATCCCCAACGTAACAATGATCAAGGAAAGCACCGGCGATGTACAACGCATGCATTACCTGCGTAAGGAGTTGGGTGAAGAGGTTGCATTCTACAATGGCTCCAATCCTATTGCCCTCGACGCATTTGCCGCCGGCGCCAGGGGATGGTGCACAGCAGCGCCTAACCTGATTCCGGATCTGAACAAGGGCCTCTACGAAGCAGTGCTGGCGAACGATCTCAGCAAAGCCAGAACCTTGTTCTACGAACAACAGCAGCTGTTACAATTTATTTCTGCCAGGGGATTGCCCCGGACCATTAAGGCGGGCCTGGAGCTATTGGATATTGATGCGGGTTATCTGCGCAGCCCGCTCAAACCATTGACGCAGGAAGATGTGGAGGCGCTTAGCAGGATGCTGCCAGCGGTTAACTGTTAG
- a CDS encoding VOC family protein encodes MNNETVNVTPYLMYEGDCEDALNFYTKILGVELVIVSRYDQPEMNAPASYQHKILHARLESGGQIILYASDTFPGKTTHKTGGDVSLSLMFHDSLDRAKKVFNDLAAGGKVGFPFEKQFWGAWHGSLTDQYGFNWNVNYE; translated from the coding sequence ATGAACAACGAAACTGTTAATGTAACGCCTTACCTGATGTATGAAGGCGATTGCGAAGACGCATTGAATTTCTATACAAAAATACTGGGCGTGGAGCTGGTGATTGTTAGTCGTTACGACCAGCCGGAAATGAATGCGCCTGCATCGTACCAGCACAAGATACTCCATGCACGCCTGGAGTCAGGTGGGCAAATCATCCTCTATGCCAGCGATACCTTCCCCGGTAAAACTACCCACAAAACCGGCGGCGATGTATCCCTTTCCCTGATGTTTCACGACAGTCTTGACCGCGCGAAGAAAGTATTCAACGACCTGGCGGCAGGGGGCAAGGTGGGGTTTCCGTTTGAGAAGCAGTTCTGGGGCGCCTGGCATGGAAGTCTGACGGATCAGTATGGGTTTAACTGGAATGTGAATTACGAGTAG
- a CDS encoding AraC family transcriptional regulator encodes MEYLEYPPHPRLAAYIECYWSAFSEKPPFREQESLIPDGTIELMFNFGDDYFHIRDGAYVKIKGAHVIGIRKEALSISQPGRQHFFCIRFKLGGTYPFFGIPGNLFANSFYTVEELLGRQLKELEERLFEAPGNVERVGITNDFLLRKMDTGNTDYLFALTCMPAVLKAPNIADVLRQFNLSYKALERKFSRVLGVSPSELVRIKRFSNAVHAMYSGRFDSLTSIGYHCGYYDQSHFIREFRQMTRFSPREFLKEQFTIVQVIQPALAERLSKMYNL; translated from the coding sequence ATGGAATACCTCGAGTATCCGCCTCATCCCCGTCTTGCAGCATATATTGAGTGCTACTGGTCGGCCTTCTCGGAGAAACCTCCTTTCCGCGAACAGGAAAGTCTTATTCCAGACGGTACAATAGAATTGATGTTTAATTTCGGTGATGATTACTTCCATATCCGGGATGGTGCATATGTAAAAATCAAAGGAGCGCATGTCATCGGTATACGCAAAGAAGCGCTCAGCATTTCACAGCCGGGGCGGCAACATTTCTTCTGTATCCGTTTTAAACTGGGAGGAACATATCCGTTTTTCGGTATTCCGGGAAATTTGTTTGCCAATAGTTTCTATACGGTGGAAGAGCTGCTGGGCCGGCAGTTGAAGGAGCTGGAGGAGCGTTTGTTTGAAGCCCCCGGTAATGTCGAAAGGGTAGGCATTACCAATGATTTTTTGTTAAGGAAGATGGATACCGGCAATACGGATTATCTCTTTGCCCTGACCTGTATGCCGGCTGTATTAAAAGCACCCAATATTGCGGATGTGCTCCGGCAGTTTAACCTCAGTTATAAAGCATTGGAACGGAAGTTCAGCCGTGTGCTTGGGGTGTCGCCATCAGAGCTGGTTCGTATAAAAAGGTTCAGCAACGCCGTACATGCGATGTACTCCGGTCGCTTCGATTCACTGACCAGTATCGGCTACCATTGCGGCTATTACGACCAGTCGCATTTTATCCGCGAGTTCCGGCAGATGACCCGCTTTTCTCCCCGCGAGTTTCTGAAGGAACAGTTCACTATTGTGCAGGTCATACAACCAGCTCTGGCAGAGCGGTTGTCTAAAATGTACAATTTATAA
- a CDS encoding RNA polymerase sigma-70 factor, translating to MDDQKLLAYLSSDNELAFEGIFRKYFVPLTGFANAYLNNPEQAKDMVQAVLLRLWEQRESLEIHTALKPYLYNAVRNSCLNELQKNKTQQKRLSAFLPETSEVINSRIEYAELRQQIHHAIAALPEECRRIFILSRFEKRRYSEIATQLGISVKTVEAQISKALRILRVRLAGLFLVFLFFLRNFF from the coding sequence ATGGACGACCAAAAACTGTTGGCTTATTTAAGTTCGGACAACGAGTTGGCATTTGAAGGGATCTTCCGGAAGTATTTTGTTCCGCTGACAGGTTTTGCAAATGCTTACCTCAATAATCCGGAACAGGCCAAAGACATGGTACAGGCTGTATTGCTGCGTCTGTGGGAGCAAAGGGAATCGCTGGAAATACATACCGCCCTGAAACCCTACCTGTACAATGCGGTCAGGAACAGTTGTCTGAACGAATTACAAAAAAACAAAACACAACAGAAACGATTGTCGGCCTTCCTTCCCGAAACAAGTGAAGTGATCAATTCCCGTATTGAATATGCAGAGCTCCGCCAACAGATACACCACGCTATAGCCGCCCTGCCGGAAGAGTGCCGCAGGATATTCATATTAAGCCGCTTCGAAAAGCGCCGTTATAGTGAAATTGCCACCCAGCTGGGTATTTCTGTTAAAACAGTGGAGGCACAGATCAGCAAAGCTTTGAGGATACTAAGAGTACGACTGGCGGGCCTTTTCCTTGTTTTCTTATTTTTTTTAAGAAATTTTTTCTGA